In the genome of Mytilus edulis chromosome 3, xbMytEdul2.2, whole genome shotgun sequence, one region contains:
- the LOC139515311 gene encoding cholecystokinin receptor-like yields MQYLFPNNVVLSLYLILGTIGNLTVILVYVFKMKVKRDDRFFIPVLATVDFIACLIGASYAFTWNLLPVKFKHESACVALSFVSQGVTIVAASLLMIIAVQRYLKVCKPSFIFTQKMKYFCTFLAFSFGCAFSVPIFFYYGVVEMYNPILNVTGYWCGHTVHYKEHFILHDISAAVFALIASIVLIILYILIGKTIYQKFIRFHISMKQGKFTKTPSSSTEAESVEPVDKDNVSRSSANSIKDLVECDSYRQKLRRGSTDTLDQGRFYTIGQHFRTHRYSYMFMTITALFIVGYTPRLTLMILESLDPNFWNKPNETIAGLLFLYRMYLLNHAINPFIYTFFDTRFRKAVSEIFCSCCSTRKSMSL; encoded by the coding sequence ATGCAATATTTGTTTCCGAATAACGTTGTTTTATCTCTATACCTGATACTAGGAACAATTGGAAATTTAACTGTTATTTtggtatatgtttttaaaatgaagGTCAAAAGGGATGATAGATTTTTTATACCGGTGCTTGCGACCGTGGATTTTATAGCATGTCTCATTGGTGCATCGTATGCCTTTACTTGGAACCTTTTACCGGTAAAGTTCAAACACGAATCTGCATGTGTAGCACTGTCCTTTGTTTCTCAAGGTGTAACAATTGTAGCTGCAAGTTTATTAATGATAATAGCAGTGCAGCGTTACCTTAAAGTCTGTAAGccatcatttatttttacacagaaaatgaaatatttttgtacttttttggcttttaGTTTTGGATGCGCATTTTCAGTTCCGATATTTTTCTATTATGGTGTGGTAGAAATGTACAATCCAATTCTTAATGTTACAGGATACTGGTGCGGACATACGGTCCATTACAAAGAACACTTCATTCTTCATGATATAAGTGCTGCAGTATTTGCATTGATTGCTTCCATTGTTCTTATTATACTGTACATTTTGATTGGAAagacaatttatcaaaaatttataagATTCCATATATCTATGAAACAGGGAAAGTTTACCAAAACACCTAGTAGCTCTACGGAGGCGGAAAGTGTAGAACCGGTTGATAAAGATAACGTTTCAAGATCAAGCGCTAACAGTATCAAAGATCTCGTTGAATGCGACTCATATAGACAAAAACTAAGACGAGGATCCACTGATACCCTTGACCAAGGACGTTTCTACACAATAGGACAACATTTTCGAACGCACAGATACTCATACATGTTTATGACAATCACTGCACTATTTATCGTTGGTTATACACCACGATTAACACTGATGATTTTGGAAAGTCTTGATCCAAATTTTTGGAACAAACCTAATGAGACAATTGCAGGATTATTGTTCCTCTATAGGATGTACCTTTTAAATCATGCTATAAATCCATTTATatataccttttttgatacaagATTTCGCAAGGCAGTTTCAGAAATATTTTGTAGTTGTTGCTCAACAAGAAAGTCCATGTCTTTATGA
- the LOC139516751 gene encoding cholecystokinin receptor type A-like, translating to MNKTDEEKLWEWNNEIAQIYIVNDIFLVIYIILGLFGNATVVAVYSFKMKSKRDDRYFIPYLAVVDLLACTTRSSFELAMNLLPVNFRGSILCKVLWFPVNVTSFSSMFLLLTISLQRYLKVCRPFGKQMTIKWKRFALAVTLISSFALSMPLNIWNQEIPVVNKALNITGYMCDAKLEGNIGAAFIIFVVCITVLALIIMFGMIIFNTLIGLTIYRQLKLERKRQQQVELTRHRQAISRKTITAIPSHVSEQSEELTPSLTANDESSTDMNTEKVDDKFNRNEELTPKQREKMERKRMLSSHRYSYMFMVIATAFMLSYLPQFLLLFVGIGDNNFWVNRTNAELTIFSLIREMNVINNIVNPFVYGFFDRTFRQETKKFISSLKCW from the coding sequence ATGAataaaactgacgaagaaaaGCTTTGGGAATGGAATAATGAAATAGCTCAAATATACATAGTCAATGATATATTTCTTGTAATATATATCATTTTAGGACTATTTGGAAATGCAACTGTTGTAGCTGTTTATAGTTTTAAAATGAAATCGAAACGGGACGATCGGTATTTCATTCCATACCTTGCCGTAGTTGATCTTCTGGCTTGTACAACAAGATCATCATTCGAACTAGCCATGAATCTACTGCCAGTTAATTTCAGAGGCAGCATTTTGTGTAAAGTGCTTTGGTTTCCGGTCAATGTTACTTCATTTTCATCAATGTTCCTTCTTCTAACCATATCCCTTCAAAGATATTTGAAAGTATGTCGACCATTTGGAAAGCAAATGACAATCAAATGGAAAAGATTTGCTTTAGCAGTGACGTTAATTTCATCGTTTGCTCTTTCAATGCCTCTTAACATCTGGAATCAGGAGATACCAGTGGTTAACAAAGCGCTAAATATAACTGGATATATGTGTGATGCAAAACTTGAAGGAAACATAGGGGCTGCTTTTATCATATTTGTTGTCTGTATCACAGTTCTTGCCTTAATTATTATGTTCGGAATGATCATATTCAATACTCTTATTGGTTTAACAATCTACAGACAGTTGAAACTGGAAAGAAAACGACAACAGCAAGTAGAACTAACGCGACATAGACAAGCTATAAGCAGGAAGACTATTACAGCCATTCCAAGCCATGTATCAGAACAATCAGAAGAACTAACACCGTCTTTGACTGCAAATGACGAATCTTCTACCGATATGAACACTGAAAAGGTGGATGATAAATTTAACAGAAATGAAGAATTAACACCAAAACAAAGAGAAAAAATGGAAAGGAAGCGAATGTTGTCCTCTCACAGATATTCTTACATGTTTATGGTTATCGCTACAGCTTTTATGTTGTCATACCTTCCACAATTTCTCTTGCTTTTCGTAGGGATTGGTGATAACAATTTTTGGGTAAACCGAACAAATGCTGAGTTgacaattttttcattgataaGAGAGATGAACGTCATTAATAATATCGTTAATCCATTTGTTTATGGGTTTTTCGATAGAACATTCAGACAAGAAACAAAGAAGTTTATTTCTTCATTGAAATGCTGGTAA
- the LOC139514879 gene encoding cholecystokinin receptor type A-like, translating to MKVKRDDRFFIPVLASVDFIACLIGASFAFTWNIIPVKFSNGIVCEALWFVSQAVTIISAVLLIIIAVQRYLKVCKPSFIFTQKMKNVCIILAVCFGFAFSVPIFFYYGSVEIYNPKLNVTGFWCGQKRENIEHVIIYDISAVVVAVIASFVLIILYILIGKAIYQKFIVFQQSVKEGKYTKKHRSSVELESVLSVDKDKDSGSSRSRANSIEDLVECDTYRRKVKRGSADTLDQGRFFTIGQHFRTHRYSYMFMTITALFIIAYTPRLALMVLESMDPTFWNKPNDAIAGFLFLYRMYILNHAINPFIYTFFDTRFRKAVSEIFCCCCSTRKSVSL from the coding sequence atgaaaGTAAAGCGAGATGACCGATTTTTTATACCAGTGCTTGCTTCCGTGGACTTTATAGCATGTCTTATTGGAGCATCGTTTGCCTTTACTTGGAACATAATACCAGTAAAGTTCAGTAATGGAATTGTCTGTGAAGCACTGTGGTTTGTTTCTCAAGCGGTAACAATTATATCTGCAGTTTTATTGATAATAATAGCAGTGCAGCGATACCTTAAAGTATGCAAGCCATCATTTATTTTTACGcagaaaatgaaaaatgtttgtatTATTTTGGCTGTTTGTTTCGGATTTGCATTTTCAGTTCCAATATTTTTCTATTATGGTTCGGTAGAAATTTATAACCCAAAGCTGAATGTTACAGGATTTTGGTGTGGACAAAAGAGAGAAAACATAGAACACGtgattatatatgatataagtgccGTTGTCGTAGCAGTTATAGCTTCCTTTGTTCTTATCATATTGTACATTTTGATTGGAAAGgcaatttatcaaaaatttatagTATTCCAACAATCTGTGAAAGAGGGAAAGTATACTAAAAAACACAGGAGTTCGGTGGAGTTAGAAAGTGTACTATCTGTTGATAAAGATAAAGACAGCGGATCTTCACGATCAAGAGCGAACAGTATCGAAGATCTCGTCGAATGCGATACATATAGACGAAAAGTCAAAAGAGGCTCCGCTGATACCCTTGACCAAGGACGTTTCTTCACAATAGGACAACATTTTCGGACGCACAGATATTCATACATGTTTATGACAATCACTGCACTATTTATCATTGCATATACACCACGACTAGCACTGATGGTTTTAGAAAGTATGGATCCTACTTTTTGGAACAAACCTAATGACGCAATCGCAGGATTTTTGTTTCTGTATAGGATGTACATTTTAAATCATGCTATTAATCCATTTATTTATACCTTTTTCGATACAAGATTCCGCAAAGCAGTTtcagaaatattttgttgttgttgttctaCGAGAAAATCCGTGTCGCTATGA
- the LOC139515312 gene encoding uncharacterized protein, giving the protein MPHSSHKQDLDQISELWRLGRTPIKIGVLKNMLRAYPHAGVAKELYEGFLCGFRLKYSGPKISFISKNLQSANCHKVETLDKLDQEVKAGRMAGPFLEKPISTLRTSPIGLVPKEKGWRLISHLSYPEGSGVNDFIDRDECSVQYASFDEVIQMVSSLGKSALIGVRDIKSAFRLLPVHPSDFELLGIYFDEKFFVNKSMAMGCSISCKFSTFLHWLVVERSGVKSLVHYLDDFLFGGPEDTPVCKMMLDTFSDICEELGVPIASEKSVGPVTSLKFLGLVIDTVEMVVRIPQDKLLKLKSLLEPILLNKKITHKDLESVVGLMAFCSRAITSSRAFLRRFYDVIGSIKNKKPFYSIIINNDLREDAKIWLIFLEHFNGDCYLSENTWITNETLHLYTDSCGNSDLGCGAYFDGKWAQYKWPEAWSNMPIMRDITFLELVPIVLAMFIWASNFQNRKILFRIDNMALVSIINKRTAKSKRVMAFIRPLVLFTMQHNIQFKAQHIDGCKNEIADSISRFQLKRFRELEPGAESVPENNPEEFRDLILSLKQTE; this is encoded by the coding sequence ATGCCACACAGTTCACACAAGCAAGATCTAGACCAAATATCAGAACTATGGCGACTTGGTAGAACCCCTATTAAGATTGGTGTTTTGAAAAATATGCTGAGGGCATATCCGCATGCAGGTGTAGCAAAAGAATTATATGAAGGATTTTTATGTGGTTTTCGTTTGAAATATTCAGGTCCGaaaatttcttttatttccaaaaaTTTACAGTCGGCAAATTGTCATAAAGTTGAAACGTTGGATAAGTTAGATCAGGAGGTAAAAGCGGGTAGGATGGCTGGTCCCTTTTTAGAAAAGCCGATTTCTACTCTTAGGACTTCTCCTATCGGTCTAGTACCAAAAGAGAAAGGTTGGAGGTTAATATCTCATTTGTCATATCCGGAAGGTTCCGGGGTCAACGATTTTATTGATCGCGATGAATGTTCCGTTCAATATGCATCTTTTGATGAAGTTATACAAATGGTCAGCTCACTCGGAAAGTCTGCATTGATTGGGGTACGCGACATAAAGTCCGCTTTTCGTTTGCTGCCAGTGCACCCATCAGATTTTGAATTATTAGGGATTTATTTTGACGAAAAGTtctttgtaaataaaagtatGGCTATGGGATGTTCAATTTCATGTAAGTTTTCAACCTTTTTACACTGGTTAGTAGTTGAACGGAGTGGAGTGAAATCACTTGTGCATTATTTGGATGATTTTTTATTTGGAGGCCCTGAGGATACACCTGTATGTAAAATGATGCTAGACACTTTTTCAGATATTTGTGAGGAACTAGGTGTTCCGATTGCTTCGGAAAAATCAGTTGGACCTGTAacatctttgaaatttttaggATTGGTCATTGACACTGTTGAAATGGTTGTCAGAATACCACAAGACAAATTGTTAAAGCTAAAGTCCTTACTTGAACCGATTTTGTTGAATAAAAAGATTACACACAAGGACTTAGAATCAGTAGTGGGTTTGATGGCTTTCTGTTCAAGGGCGATTACTTCGTCTAGGGCTTTCCTTCGCAGGTTTTATGATGTCATAGggtctataaaaaataaaaagcctttttattcaattataataaataatgatCTCAGAGAAGATGCAAAAATTTGGCTGATTTTTCTGGAACATTTTAACGGAGATTGTTATCTATCAGAAAACACGTGGATAACAAATGAAACGTTGCATTTGTACACTGACAGCTGTGGTAACTCTGATTTAGGTTGCGGTGCATATTTTGATGGTAAATGGGCACAATATAAATGGCCGGAAGCATGGTCAAATATGCCAATCATGAGGGACATTACTTTTTTAGAGTTAGTTCCAATTGTTTTAGCTATGTTTATATGGGCATCAAATTTCCAAAATCGAAAGATTTTATTTCGAATTGACAATATGGCATTAGTTAGCATTATCAATAAAAGAACTGCCAAGTCGAAGCGTGTGATGGCATTTATTCGTCCCCTTGTTCTTTTTACAATGCAGCACAATATTCAGTTTAAAGCACAACATATTGATGGttgtaaaaatgaaattgcaGACTCGATTTCTCGTTTTCAGTTGAAGAGATTCCGGGAACTAGAACCCGGGGCCGAGTCGGTTCCAGAAAACAACCCAGAAGAGTTCAGAGATTTGATATTGAGTCTGAAACAAACAGAATAA